The Edaphobacter sp. 12200R-103 genome contains a region encoding:
- a CDS encoding BON domain-containing protein: MNTHDIDFSPRKFAVAALLSVGLVLAGCKSNTSPAAATDDGSLTKEVQSRLAADSALSSESIQAGVQNGIVTLNGKVSNEAARSLAAADISQVPGIKTVVNNLSVEAPTPTPVATTAPAPEVKAEPKPEPRRKAEAKPAKRTPAPIERPAVSEAAPPPPAPAPVAAPAPPPPPAFRTVTLPAGTTIPVRITQTLSSATAQQGQSFSGALASDLTADGLVAIRQGTTVNGRVTAVQEAAHYKGSSLLSVELVSINRRGDALSVSTQPYSVEGKGRGKNTAAKVGGGAAIGAIIGAIAGGGRGAAIGSAAGAGVGAGANTITRGEQVQIPSESVVNFTLTDTLTIRVPTSDTSGSTTPRQRRRPINSPDGAGQDQPQ; the protein is encoded by the coding sequence ATGAACACTCACGATATCGATTTCTCACCACGCAAATTTGCCGTCGCAGCTCTTCTCTCGGTTGGGCTCGTCCTCGCGGGATGCAAGAGCAACACCTCTCCGGCAGCCGCCACGGACGACGGAAGCCTGACGAAAGAGGTGCAGAGCCGTCTCGCGGCGGACAGCGCGCTTTCGTCTGAATCGATCCAGGCAGGCGTTCAGAACGGGATTGTCACACTGAACGGCAAAGTCAGCAACGAAGCCGCACGCTCACTGGCGGCCGCGGATATTTCCCAGGTGCCGGGGATCAAAACGGTGGTGAACAACCTGTCAGTCGAGGCGCCCACTCCCACCCCGGTGGCCACAACTGCGCCGGCGCCGGAAGTCAAGGCGGAGCCGAAGCCTGAGCCTCGAAGAAAAGCCGAGGCTAAGCCTGCGAAGAGAACGCCTGCGCCGATCGAGCGGCCTGCCGTCTCCGAGGCTGCCCCGCCCCCGCCTGCTCCAGCTCCTGTTGCCGCACCCGCGCCTCCTCCGCCGCCAGCCTTCCGAACCGTGACCCTTCCAGCGGGCACCACAATTCCTGTACGTATTACCCAGACGCTTTCGAGCGCTACAGCGCAGCAGGGCCAGAGCTTCTCCGGAGCCTTGGCCTCGGATCTTACGGCAGATGGACTGGTCGCAATCCGGCAGGGTACCACCGTCAATGGACGAGTGACTGCAGTCCAGGAGGCGGCGCACTACAAGGGCAGCTCTCTGCTCTCGGTGGAATTGGTCAGCATTAACCGTCGCGGCGATGCACTCTCCGTCTCCACCCAGCCCTATAGCGTAGAAGGCAAGGGACGCGGCAAGAATACCGCTGCGAAGGTCGGAGGAGGCGCTGCCATTGGCGCTATTATCGGCGCAATCGCCGGCGGCGGACGCGGCGCCGCCATCGGTTCGGCAGCCGGAGCGGGCGTAGGCGCCGGAGCGAACACCATCACACGCGGGGAACAGGTCCAGATTCCCTCCGAAAGCGTGGTGAACTTCACCCTGACGGACACACTCACAATACGGGTGCCAACCTCGGACACTTCGGGCTCCACAACGCCACGTCAGCGTCGTCGTCCCATCAACTCACCCGATGGCGCCGGACAGGACCAGCCACAGTAA
- a CDS encoding YtxH domain-containing protein, producing MSDMDNGASGLGWFLAGLGIGALVGVLYAPKSGRETREELMASAMDARDRAAEYAAQGRDRVSQITEQGKQQVQEYVDRGKEYYDRGRSQWSDYVEKGKSLIQDQQEKVSSAIDAGKQAYTSSTQEHSA from the coding sequence ATGTCAGATATGGACAACGGCGCTAGTGGATTGGGATGGTTTCTTGCAGGTCTGGGTATCGGAGCCCTGGTTGGTGTGCTCTACGCGCCGAAGTCAGGCCGCGAGACCAGGGAAGAGTTGATGGCGAGCGCTATGGACGCTCGGGATCGAGCTGCCGAATATGCAGCCCAGGGTCGGGATCGCGTCTCGCAGATAACCGAGCAGGGCAAGCAGCAGGTACAGGAGTATGTGGATCGCGGCAAAGAGTATTACGACCGTGGCCGCTCGCAGTGGTCTGATTATGTCGAGAAGGGCAAGAGTCTCATTCAGGATCAGCAGGAGAAGGTGAGTTCTGCAATCGATGCTGGCAAGCAGGCTTACACCAGCTCCACGCAGGAACACTCGGCTTAG